One window from the genome of Candidatus Sulfotelmatobacter sp. encodes:
- the def gene encoding peptide deformylase has translation MPIRAVRLYGDPVLRQRAAEVTEFDGTLKALLDEMRETMKAYNGVGLAANQIGVLQRVAVVDVPREDGPRERYVLINPVIESRSGTIRGEEGCLSIPGIWEDVTRSKKIRVSARNEQGQPFELEAEDYLSRAIQHEVDHLDGVLFVDRLSALKRQFLRRPLEALARGELPEDYKPPAEMMG, from the coding sequence ATGCCGATTCGCGCGGTGCGTCTCTACGGCGATCCGGTGTTGCGCCAGCGCGCCGCCGAGGTCACCGAGTTCGACGGGACGCTGAAGGCCCTGCTCGACGAGATGCGCGAGACCATGAAGGCCTACAACGGCGTGGGCCTGGCCGCCAACCAGATCGGCGTCCTGCAGCGCGTCGCGGTCGTGGACGTGCCACGTGAAGACGGGCCGCGCGAGCGCTACGTGCTGATCAATCCGGTGATCGAATCGCGGTCGGGCACGATCCGGGGCGAAGAGGGTTGCCTCTCGATTCCCGGCATCTGGGAGGACGTGACGCGCTCGAAGAAGATCCGCGTCAGCGCCCGGAACGAGCAGGGCCAGCCGTTCGAACTCGAGGCGGAAGACTACCTGTCTCGAGCGATTCAACACGAGGTGGATCATCTCGACGGGGTGCTGTTCGTGGACCGGCTCTCGGCGCTCAAGCGCCAGTTCCTGCGCCGCCCGCTCGAGGCGCTGGCGCGAGGCGAGCTGCCCGAGGACTACAAGCCTCCAGCCGAGATGATGGGATGA
- a CDS encoding DUF362 domain-containing protein produces MSKVAVLRTTPETVVEDYGRLMDLAGYRQALPFDKQTCLRINISWHVWMPACSTTPWQMHGVIEKLKRDNYNVSRDLIAAQNDTVVVSCREGTVANHLAPVLEKYRVPIQYLSEPPTEWIRYQPKGRMLVLDRVYEKQGIQIPKMLMGRNVIHMPTVKTHIFTGTTGAMKNAFGGLLNLNRHWTHSVIHETLVDLLRIQKEIHPGIFAVMDGTIVGDGPGPRCMRPHVKNYILASDDCVAIDAIAAKMMGFDPMSDLKFIRLAHENGLGVGRPEEIEIVGDDIKNVNFGFRGSLNENTFASRGQKLIYWGPLKPLENLLLRSPIVPWSYAASRLYHDGFWYPVNGKPRVQDMLKTPWGHLFNAYGDGTALQKA; encoded by the coding sequence ATGTCGAAAGTCGCCGTGCTCCGCACCACGCCCGAGACCGTCGTCGAGGACTACGGCCGCCTGATGGATCTGGCCGGCTACCGCCAGGCCTTGCCGTTCGACAAGCAGACCTGCCTGCGCATCAACATCTCGTGGCACGTCTGGATGCCGGCGTGTTCGACCACTCCCTGGCAAATGCATGGGGTGATCGAGAAGCTCAAGAGAGACAATTACAACGTCTCGCGCGACCTGATTGCGGCCCAGAACGACACCGTGGTGGTGAGCTGCCGCGAGGGCACGGTGGCCAACCATCTTGCGCCCGTGCTCGAGAAGTATCGCGTGCCGATCCAGTATCTGAGCGAGCCGCCCACCGAATGGATCCGCTATCAACCCAAGGGCAGGATGCTGGTGCTGGATCGGGTGTACGAGAAGCAGGGCATCCAGATTCCGAAGATGCTGATGGGCAGGAACGTGATCCACATGCCCACGGTCAAGACCCATATCTTTACCGGCACTACGGGTGCCATGAAGAATGCGTTCGGCGGACTGCTGAACTTGAATCGCCATTGGACGCACTCCGTCATCCACGAGACTTTGGTCGATCTCTTGCGCATTCAAAAAGAGATTCATCCCGGCATCTTTGCGGTGATGGACGGCACCATCGTCGGCGACGGTCCCGGGCCACGGTGCATGCGGCCTCACGTAAAGAACTACATTCTGGCCAGCGATGACTGCGTCGCGATCGACGCGATCGCCGCCAAGATGATGGGCTTCGATCCCATGAGCGACTTGAAGTTCATCCGACTCGCGCACGAGAACGGTCTCGGCGTCGGCCGCCCCGAAGAGATCGAGATCGTCGGCGACGACATCAAGAACGTGAATTTCGGATTTCGAGGAAGTCTCAACGAGAACACGTTCGCCTCGCGCGGTCAGAAGCTGATCTACTGGGGACCCTTGAAGCCCCTCGAAAATCTGCTGCTGCGCTCGCCGATCGTGCCCTGGAGCTACGCAGCCTCGCGGCTGTATCACGACGGATTCTGGTATCCGGTGAACGGCAAGCCACGCGTCCAGGACATGCTCAAGACGCCCTGGGGACATCTGTTCAACGCCTACGGAGACGGGACCGCGCTACAGAAGGCGTGA
- a CDS encoding biotin/lipoyl-containing protein, giving the protein MRFWVTLEDHSAEVEFHTEGGRLVLDLEGRRVEADFLRLPDGEVYSLLVDGRSYEVGVAPSGDGVDVSYHGAALPVEVRHPLEKLLQSQKHVGGGAAGETVNAPMPGLLVAYRVKVGDHVAAGQSVAVVEAMKMQNELTARRGGVVSELLASEKASVSAGQPLVRLKPEGA; this is encoded by the coding sequence GTGAGGTTCTGGGTGACGCTCGAGGATCATTCCGCCGAGGTCGAATTCCATACCGAGGGCGGCCGGCTGGTGCTCGATCTCGAAGGGCGGCGGGTCGAAGCCGACTTCCTGCGACTTCCGGACGGCGAGGTGTACTCGCTGCTGGTCGACGGGCGTTCGTACGAAGTGGGCGTGGCACCTTCAGGCGACGGCGTGGACGTCAGCTATCACGGCGCCGCACTGCCGGTCGAGGTGCGGCATCCGCTCGAGAAGCTGCTTCAGTCTCAGAAACACGTGGGCGGGGGAGCCGCCGGGGAGACCGTGAACGCGCCGATGCCCGGGTTGCTGGTCGCCTATCGCGTCAAGGTCGGCGATCACGTGGCCGCGGGGCAATCGGTGGCGGTGGTCGAGGCGATGAAGATGCAGAACGAGCTGACCGCGCGCCGTGGTGGCGTGGTGAGCGAGTTGCTGGCGAGCGAGAAGGCTTCGGTTTCCGCCGGCCAGCCGCTGGTGCGCCTCAAGCCGGAGGGCGCCTGA
- the mce gene encoding methylmalonyl-CoA epimerase, with amino-acid sequence MSGSTKPAKVTGLAHVAIATPDADALAATLVSALGATRGPEELLDGGALRVVFLNLGPVTLELLEPRSRDHTVAKFLEARGPGLHHVSLEVSDLRAALARASSAGIRLIDAEPRAGSHGTSVAFLHPKSLGGVLLELCQARARKPET; translated from the coding sequence ATGAGCGGTTCGACGAAGCCCGCGAAGGTGACCGGACTCGCCCACGTCGCGATCGCGACCCCCGACGCCGATGCGCTGGCCGCGACGCTGGTCTCGGCGCTGGGCGCGACGCGGGGCCCCGAGGAGTTGCTCGACGGCGGCGCGCTGCGCGTCGTGTTTCTGAACCTGGGGCCCGTGACCCTCGAGCTGCTCGAGCCACGCTCGCGGGATCACACGGTGGCGAAGTTTCTCGAGGCGCGAGGGCCCGGCCTCCATCACGTGAGCCTCGAAGTATCCGACCTGCGCGCGGCGCTCGCGCGCGCGAGCAGCGCCGGCATTCGGCTGATCGACGCCGAGCCGAGGGCGGGTTCGCATGGCACTTCGGTGGCGTTCCTCCACCCGAAGAGCCTGGGAGGTGTGCTGCTCGAGCTGTGTCAGGCGCGCGCGCGGAAGCCGGAGACTTGA
- a CDS encoding holo-ACP synthase, producing the protein MPVRGIGVDVVQVSRIAETLERFGERMLKRLFTDSERAYCQGHKDPLPHLAARFAAKEATSKALGTGMSGGVGWTQIEVNQPGGRQPTLTLTGAAHQRFEALGCTASYLTLAHDGGIAVACVVIEG; encoded by the coding sequence ATGCCGGTTCGCGGTATCGGGGTGGACGTGGTGCAGGTCTCGCGCATCGCCGAGACGCTGGAGCGCTTCGGCGAGCGCATGCTGAAGCGCCTGTTCACGGATTCCGAGCGCGCCTACTGCCAGGGGCACAAAGACCCCCTGCCCCACCTGGCGGCGCGCTTCGCCGCCAAGGAGGCGACTTCCAAGGCGCTCGGCACGGGCATGAGCGGCGGCGTGGGCTGGACCCAGATCGAGGTGAACCAGCCCGGTGGCCGCCAGCCGACGCTCACGTTGACCGGAGCCGCCCATCAACGGTTCGAGGCGCTGGGCTGCACGGCGTCGTACCTGACGCTGGCGCACGACGGTGGGATCGCGGTCGCCTGCGTGGTGATCGAGGGATGA
- the yajC gene encoding preprotein translocase subunit YajC — protein MWTDALAQSKTAAPTANPSMTLLLQLLQFLPIFVILYFLLIRPQQQRQKKADQMLKELKKGDRVVTSGGIIGTIVGVDDAKAVLRIADDVKVEFTKSSIVQILAGESS, from the coding sequence ATGTGGACTGATGCGCTCGCCCAGTCGAAGACCGCGGCTCCGACCGCGAATCCGAGCATGACGCTGCTGCTCCAGCTGCTGCAGTTCCTGCCGATCTTCGTGATCCTCTACTTTCTGCTGATCCGGCCGCAGCAGCAGCGCCAGAAGAAGGCGGATCAGATGCTCAAGGAGCTGAAGAAGGGCGACCGCGTGGTGACCAGCGGCGGGATCATCGGCACCATCGTCGGAGTGGACGACGCCAAGGCGGTGCTGCGGATCGCCGACGACGTCAAGGTCGAATTCACCAAGAGCTCGATCGTCCAGATCCTGGCCGGAGAATCCAGCTGA
- a CDS encoding acetyl-CoA carboxylase biotin carboxylase subunit, with protein sequence MKPIRRVLIANRGEIAVRVIRTLRELDLTSIAIFSEPDRAALHVLLADEAYPVGPGPSRDSYLNLDRVIETAVRVKADAIHPGYGFFAENAEFARACAAAGIAFIGPAPETIEALGDKLAARAAARAAGVAMVPGSDGPVSSVREAAAVAEKLGWPVLLKAAAGGGGKGMRVVRAASELEAAWSLTRGEAASAFGDDRVYLERYLERPRHVEAQILADSTGRVAFLGERECSVQRRHQKLLEETPSPAFTPAIRARFAEAAIRIAKQVGYLNAGTVEFILDERGEFFFLEVNTRLQVEHPVTELVTGLDLVAEQIAIAEGGPLSFGDSPPAPRGAAIEARILAEDPSRNFLPSVGRIERVRFPQGPGVRNDAGVYRGFEIPIYYDSLLAKLVVWGEDRERARRRLLRSLDEFVLEGVKQNIGFHRWLAAHPEFAAGRLSTSFLDEHFQPGLLAPSHEAAEVAVLAAALHARDERLRVNLPAEDGGARSAWKWPMRRKSDRRRR encoded by the coding sequence ATGAAGCCGATCCGTCGCGTGCTGATCGCCAACCGCGGCGAGATCGCGGTTCGCGTCATCCGCACCCTGCGCGAGCTGGACCTCACCTCGATCGCGATCTTCAGCGAGCCGGACCGTGCGGCGCTGCACGTGCTGCTGGCCGACGAGGCGTATCCGGTCGGCCCCGGCCCCTCGCGCGACAGCTATCTGAATCTCGACCGCGTGATCGAGACCGCGGTGCGCGTCAAGGCCGACGCGATCCATCCCGGATACGGCTTCTTCGCCGAGAACGCGGAGTTCGCGCGGGCCTGCGCCGCGGCCGGCATCGCGTTCATCGGACCCGCTCCGGAAACCATCGAGGCGCTGGGGGACAAGCTCGCCGCCCGGGCCGCCGCCCGCGCCGCCGGCGTGGCGATGGTGCCCGGCTCCGACGGGCCGGTGTCGTCGGTTCGCGAGGCTGCGGCGGTCGCCGAGAAGCTCGGCTGGCCGGTGCTGCTCAAGGCCGCGGCAGGCGGCGGCGGCAAGGGCATGCGCGTGGTTCGCGCGGCATCCGAGCTGGAAGCCGCATGGTCGCTGACGCGGGGCGAGGCCGCGTCCGCGTTCGGCGACGATCGCGTCTACCTCGAGCGCTATCTCGAGCGGCCGCGTCACGTCGAGGCGCAGATCCTGGCCGATTCGACCGGCCGCGTGGCGTTCCTCGGCGAGCGCGAGTGCTCGGTGCAGCGGCGTCACCAGAAGCTGCTCGAAGAGACGCCGTCGCCCGCGTTCACGCCGGCGATCCGCGCGCGTTTCGCCGAAGCCGCGATCCGGATCGCGAAACAGGTCGGCTATCTCAATGCCGGCACGGTCGAATTCATCTTGGACGAGCGCGGCGAGTTCTTCTTTCTGGAAGTGAATACGAGGCTTCAGGTCGAGCATCCGGTCACTGAGCTGGTGACCGGACTCGATCTGGTGGCCGAGCAGATCGCGATCGCCGAGGGTGGGCCGCTTTCGTTCGGCGACTCCCCGCCCGCGCCGCGCGGCGCCGCGATCGAAGCCCGCATCCTGGCCGAGGACCCGTCGCGCAACTTCCTGCCCTCGGTGGGGCGCATCGAGCGCGTGCGCTTTCCGCAGGGGCCGGGGGTGCGCAACGACGCCGGCGTCTATCGCGGATTCGAGATCCCGATCTACTACGATTCGCTGCTCGCCAAGCTGGTGGTGTGGGGCGAGGACCGCGAGCGCGCGCGCCGGCGGTTGCTGCGCTCGCTCGACGAATTCGTGCTCGAAGGGGTGAAACAGAACATCGGCTTCCATCGCTGGCTGGCCGCGCATCCCGAGTTCGCGGCCGGGCGGCTCTCCACAAGCTTCCTCGACGAGCACTTTCAGCCCGGGCTGCTCGCGCCCTCGCACGAAGCGGCCGAGGTCGCGGTGCTGGCGGCGGCGCTGCACGCGCGCGACGAGCGGTTGCGCGTCAACCTCCCGGCCGAGGACGGCGGCGCGCGCTCGGCGTGGAAGTGGCCGATGCGGCGCAAGTCGGACCGGAGGCGCAGGTGA
- the tgt gene encoding tRNA guanosine(34) transglycosylase Tgt encodes MAFSFTLESQDRTTAARAGRIRTSHGEVLTPAFMPVGTVGSVKTLAPDELEAAGADVLLANTYHLWLRPGSETVRKLGGLHRFMAWNHAILTDSGGFQVLSLSPLRKVRDEGVEFRSHLDGRKLMLSPERAIAIQDELGTDIAMSLDEPLELPAAREKVAEAVDRTVQWARRGFAERERLRQEGRGEMALFGINQGGTDGAERARCFEGIEKTNFDGYALGGLWVGEARSLSLEMVERDCSSFPKDRPRYLMGVGHPVDLVDAVARGVDMMDCVLPTRNARRGTVFISTGRLVVKNSIYARDPRPLDPECDCSTCRTYSRAYLRHLFAAGELLAMRLASVHAVHHMVQLSRRARQAALAGRYAAFRSAFIERFESGEHLAPAA; translated from the coding sequence ATGGCCTTCTCCTTCACGCTCGAATCCCAGGATCGGACGACCGCGGCCCGTGCAGGCAGGATCCGCACGTCTCACGGCGAGGTGTTGACGCCGGCCTTCATGCCGGTGGGAACGGTCGGCTCGGTCAAGACCCTGGCGCCCGACGAGCTGGAGGCGGCCGGAGCCGACGTTCTTCTCGCGAACACGTATCACCTGTGGCTGCGGCCGGGTTCCGAGACGGTGCGAAAGCTCGGCGGCCTGCATCGCTTCATGGCGTGGAATCACGCCATCCTGACCGACAGCGGCGGATTTCAGGTGTTGAGCCTGTCGCCGCTGCGCAAGGTCCGGGACGAGGGAGTCGAGTTCCGTTCGCACCTCGATGGTCGAAAGCTGATGCTGTCGCCCGAACGGGCGATCGCGATCCAGGACGAGCTCGGCACCGACATCGCGATGTCGCTGGACGAGCCGCTCGAGCTGCCCGCCGCGCGCGAGAAGGTGGCCGAGGCGGTGGACCGGACGGTGCAGTGGGCGCGGCGAGGGTTCGCGGAACGCGAGCGGCTGCGCCAGGAAGGGCGCGGCGAGATGGCGCTGTTCGGCATCAATCAGGGCGGCACCGACGGCGCGGAACGCGCGCGGTGCTTCGAGGGAATCGAGAAGACCAACTTCGACGGCTACGCCCTCGGCGGACTGTGGGTGGGCGAAGCGCGGTCGCTGAGCCTGGAGATGGTGGAACGTGATTGTTCGAGCTTTCCGAAGGACCGGCCACGTTATCTGATGGGAGTGGGGCATCCGGTGGATCTGGTGGACGCCGTCGCGCGCGGCGTGGACATGATGGATTGCGTGCTCCCCACGCGAAACGCGCGGCGCGGCACGGTATTCATCTCGACCGGGCGACTGGTGGTCAAGAATTCGATTTACGCGCGGGACCCGCGGCCGCTCGATCCGGAGTGCGACTGCTCGACCTGCCGCACGTATTCGCGCGCCTATCTGCGCCACCTGTTCGCCGCCGGCGAGCTGCTGGCCATGCGGCTCGCGTCGGTGCACGCGGTGCACCACATGGTGCAGCTGTCGCGCCGCGCGCGGCAGGCGGCGCTGGCGGGCCGCTACGCGGCGTTCCGTTCCGCATTCATTGAACGATTCGAGAGCGGCGAGCATCTGGCGCCCGCCGCCTAG
- a CDS encoding PQQ-dependent sugar dehydrogenase, whose product MTATSAGLRSCAARIAVLAVLILALPGAARALTLTPGFVAEPLPWAFDYPTKMLFMPGGRMLVAEKGGIVYVVDGAVRHPLWVREEEVLNTDDRGLLSIAVDPDYLHNHYLYFLYTCDPDSDGIELDNYAAAFARLTRYQLSATDSNTVDYGTRTVLLGVTWANGLASGSGTHTIADLEWGRDGTLLLSAGDGAHFESVDPGGLDPNLFLPGRCDPVEDIGAFRSQFLSSLDGKILRIDPATGRGLPSNPFWDGDPGSALSRVWAYGLRNPFRITRKPFTGSLDPSLGSPGTLYIADVGWSTWEEVDVADHGGQNFGWPCYEGPAPSPGYQAATPASGGCATIGTAANPSPPSPPLIWFNHASADSSFPAVAKGEVVIGGVFSDAREWPQQYRNAYVCGDHLNGWIGLVRTDPGDNFLSFQALATDADGPVSFANDPLNGDLWYVSLWSGEVRRISWTGTTSVATSLGAPALRLAPPRPNPSRGAVVLGLDLSRPGPVELTILDVMGREIWRAEPRELPAGHSTLMWAGVGRSGESVGPGLYFARARSSGEERVQRIARVR is encoded by the coding sequence ATGACCGCCACTTCCGCTGGCCTTCGTTCCTGCGCCGCGCGCATCGCGGTTCTGGCGGTGCTGATTCTCGCTCTCCCCGGCGCGGCGCGGGCGCTCACGCTCACGCCCGGCTTCGTGGCCGAGCCACTGCCGTGGGCGTTCGACTACCCGACCAAGATGCTGTTCATGCCGGGCGGTCGGATGCTGGTGGCCGAGAAGGGCGGCATCGTCTACGTGGTGGATGGCGCGGTGCGGCATCCGCTTTGGGTGCGCGAAGAAGAAGTGTTGAATACCGACGATCGCGGCCTGCTCTCGATCGCGGTGGATCCGGATTACCTGCACAACCATTACCTATATTTCCTGTACACCTGTGATCCGGACTCCGACGGAATCGAGCTGGACAACTACGCCGCGGCCTTCGCGCGCCTCACGCGCTACCAGTTGAGCGCCACCGACTCCAACACCGTGGACTACGGCACCCGCACGGTGCTGCTCGGCGTCACCTGGGCGAACGGGCTGGCGTCGGGCTCGGGCACGCACACCATCGCGGATCTGGAATGGGGCCGCGATGGAACGCTGCTGCTCTCGGCCGGCGATGGCGCGCATTTCGAATCGGTGGACCCGGGCGGGCTCGATCCCAACCTATTCCTGCCGGGGCGCTGCGATCCGGTGGAGGACATCGGCGCGTTTCGCTCGCAGTTTCTCTCGAGCCTCGACGGGAAGATCCTGCGCATCGATCCTGCCACCGGTCGCGGACTGCCGAGCAATCCGTTCTGGGACGGCGACCCGGGCTCGGCGTTGTCGCGGGTGTGGGCCTACGGGTTGCGCAATCCGTTTCGAATCACGCGCAAGCCTTTCACCGGGTCGCTCGATCCTTCGCTGGGCTCTCCCGGCACTCTCTACATCGCCGACGTCGGCTGGAGTACCTGGGAAGAAGTGGACGTCGCCGATCATGGCGGCCAGAACTTCGGCTGGCCGTGCTACGAGGGCCCGGCGCCGAGCCCCGGCTATCAGGCGGCGACGCCGGCGTCGGGCGGATGCGCGACCATCGGCACCGCGGCGAATCCCTCGCCGCCGTCGCCGCCGCTGATCTGGTTCAACCACGCCAGCGCCGACTCGAGTTTCCCGGCGGTGGCCAAGGGCGAGGTGGTGATCGGCGGAGTGTTCAGTGACGCGCGCGAGTGGCCGCAGCAGTATCGCAACGCCTATGTGTGCGGCGATCACCTGAATGGCTGGATTGGCTTGGTCCGCACCGACCCGGGCGACAATTTCCTGAGTTTTCAAGCTCTCGCGACCGACGCGGACGGACCGGTGAGCTTCGCCAACGATCCGTTGAACGGCGATCTCTGGTACGTCTCGCTGTGGAGCGGCGAGGTGCGGCGGATTTCGTGGACCGGCACGACGTCGGTAGCGACGTCCCTCGGCGCGCCGGCGCTGCGGCTCGCCCCGCCGCGCCCGAACCCGAGCCGGGGCGCCGTGGTGCTCGGCCTCGACCTCTCGCGGCCCGGGCCGGTCGAGCTCACGATCCTCGACGTGATGGGCCGGGAGATCTGGCGCGCGGAGCCGCGCGAGCTTCCGGCCGGACACAGCACTCTGATGTGGGCGGGCGTCGGGCGCTCGGGCGAGTCGGTCGGGCCGGGGCTCTACTTCGCGCGCGCGCGATCAAGCGGCGAAGAGCGAGTGCAGAGAATCGCGCGGGTGAGGTGA
- a CDS encoding acyl-CoA dehydrogenase family protein: protein MNLDLTEDQISIRDAVVELCQREFAPHAARWDHEGDVPHDAVEKLAAQGFLGMAVPEEWGGLGYDARTITMVIEEIARVSASLAIMIAVHNSVGLLPVYRWATEEQKKKFLPRLVSREMSAFSLSEPGAGSDAGALQTSATRDGEFYVLNGSKNWVTNGDQAGVYLIFARTDKNAGHRGISAFIVERGAAGLVLGKPEDKMGLRGSDTIALTLENLRVPAANRLGAEGEGFTIALSALDAGRIGVAAQALGVMRAAFEEAIRYSQQRVAFGGPLSKIQAIQFKLAEMERRIQCSRLLIRSAAWKRDTQRSFGREASMAKLYATEAATWVTHQAIQIHGGYGYVKEYAVERYYRDARIMEIYEGASEIQRLVIARSLLKDGVKV from the coding sequence ATGAACCTCGATCTCACCGAAGATCAGATCTCGATTCGCGACGCGGTGGTGGAGCTGTGCCAGCGCGAATTCGCCCCGCACGCCGCGCGCTGGGATCACGAGGGCGACGTCCCGCACGATGCGGTCGAGAAGCTCGCCGCGCAAGGATTCCTGGGCATGGCGGTGCCCGAGGAGTGGGGGGGGCTGGGCTACGACGCGCGTACCATCACCATGGTGATCGAGGAGATCGCCCGCGTTTCCGCATCGCTCGCGATCATGATCGCGGTGCACAATTCCGTCGGGTTGTTGCCCGTCTATCGCTGGGCCACGGAAGAACAGAAGAAGAAATTCCTGCCCCGCCTCGTTTCTCGCGAAATGAGCGCGTTCTCGCTCTCCGAGCCCGGCGCCGGCTCCGACGCGGGCGCGCTGCAGACCAGCGCCACCCGTGACGGCGAATTCTACGTGCTGAACGGCAGCAAGAACTGGGTGACCAACGGCGACCAGGCCGGCGTTTACCTGATCTTCGCGCGCACCGACAAGAACGCCGGCCACCGCGGCATCTCGGCGTTCATCGTCGAGCGCGGCGCCGCCGGACTGGTGCTCGGCAAGCCCGAGGACAAGATGGGCCTGCGCGGATCCGACACGATCGCCCTCACGCTCGAGAACCTGCGCGTGCCCGCGGCCAATCGCCTGGGCGCCGAAGGCGAAGGATTCACGATCGCGCTGAGCGCGCTGGATGCCGGGCGCATCGGCGTGGCGGCTCAGGCTCTCGGCGTCATGCGCGCGGCGTTCGAGGAAGCGATTCGCTACTCGCAGCAGCGCGTGGCGTTCGGTGGGCCGCTCTCGAAGATCCAGGCGATCCAGTTCAAGCTCGCCGAGATGGAGCGCCGCATCCAGTGCTCACGACTGCTGATTCGCAGCGCCGCCTGGAAGCGCGACACGCAGCGGTCGTTCGGTCGTGAGGCCTCGATGGCCAAGCTCTACGCCACCGAGGCTGCGACCTGGGTGACCCACCAGGCGATCCAGATCCACGGCGGCTACGGATACGTGAAGGAATACGCGGTCGAGCGCTACTACCGTGACGCGCGCATCATGGAGATCTACGAAGGGGCCAGCGAGATTCAGCGGCTGGTGATCGCACGCAGCCTGCTGAAGGACGGCGTGAAGGTCTAG
- a CDS encoding methylmalonyl-CoA mutase family protein: protein MRKRAGAQPRATTSGIPLPEAFEPGDLPRDLAARTPPPGQPPYTRGIHPTMYRSRLWTMRQYAGFGTAAQTNERFRYLLAQGQSGLSVAFDLPTQMGYDSDHPRARGEVGRVGVAISCLADMETLLDDLPLDRISTSMTINATAPLLLAFYVAVADARGIAREKLGGTVQNDVLKEYIARGTYIYPPEASLRLITDVFAFTADQVPQWNSISVSGYHMREAGSTAAQEIAFTLGNGLTYLEAARKRGLDIERIAKRLSFFFNAHNHFLEEIAKFRAARRLWAMLLRERLALRDPEALKLRFHTQTAGSMLTAQQPLNNVVRTTVQALAAVLGGTQSLHTNSFDEALGLPSQDAALLALRTQQVLAHESGVTDTADPLGGSYAIESLTASLEARARELLARIDDLGGMLEAIRQGWVQQQIHEAAYRWQREVESGERVVVGVNRFAESEPAASAPFRHDPRVEAERARLLAGWRAERPAAVSAALARLERAARGSENLMPPILEALKARATLGEVCDVMRGVFGVHQPGSS from the coding sequence GTGCGGAAGCGCGCCGGGGCGCAGCCGCGTGCCACCACCAGCGGGATTCCATTGCCCGAGGCCTTCGAGCCCGGCGATCTGCCGCGCGATCTCGCGGCGCGCACACCGCCGCCGGGCCAGCCGCCGTACACGCGCGGCATCCATCCCACCATGTATCGCTCGCGCCTGTGGACGATGCGCCAGTACGCCGGCTTCGGCACCGCGGCGCAGACCAACGAGAGATTCCGATATCTGCTCGCGCAGGGCCAATCAGGGCTCTCGGTGGCGTTCGATCTGCCGACTCAGATGGGCTACGACTCGGACCATCCGCGCGCTCGCGGCGAGGTCGGCCGTGTGGGTGTCGCGATCTCCTGCCTCGCGGATATGGAGACGTTGTTGGACGACCTGCCGCTCGATCGCATCAGCACCTCGATGACCATCAACGCCACCGCGCCGCTGCTGCTCGCCTTCTACGTGGCGGTGGCCGACGCACGCGGGATCGCTCGCGAGAAGCTCGGCGGCACGGTGCAAAACGATGTGCTCAAGGAGTACATCGCCCGCGGAACCTACATCTATCCACCGGAGGCGAGCCTTAGGCTGATCACCGATGTCTTCGCGTTCACCGCGGATCAAGTGCCGCAATGGAACAGCATCTCGGTGAGCGGCTATCACATGAGGGAAGCCGGCTCGACCGCCGCCCAGGAGATCGCTTTCACGCTCGGGAACGGGCTCACCTACCTCGAGGCGGCGCGCAAACGCGGGCTCGACATCGAGCGGATTGCGAAGCGACTCTCATTCTTCTTCAACGCCCACAATCATTTCCTCGAAGAGATCGCCAAGTTTCGCGCCGCGCGCCGGCTGTGGGCGATGCTACTGCGCGAGCGTCTTGCCCTGCGCGATCCCGAGGCGCTCAAGCTCCGCTTCCACACCCAAACCGCGGGCTCGATGCTCACCGCCCAGCAGCCTCTCAACAACGTGGTGCGCACCACGGTTCAGGCGCTGGCGGCCGTTCTGGGGGGCACGCAGTCCCTGCACACCAACTCGTTCGACGAGGCGCTCGGTCTGCCCTCACAGGACGCGGCGCTGCTCGCGCTCCGCACCCAGCAGGTGCTGGCCCACGAGAGCGGCGTCACCGACACCGCCGATCCGCTGGGCGGCAGCTACGCGATCGAGTCGCTCACCGCCTCGCTCGAAGCCCGAGCGCGCGAGCTGCTGGCGCGGATCGACGACCTCGGCGGGATGCTCGAGGCGATTCGCCAGGGCTGGGTCCAGCAGCAGATCCACGAGGCCGCCTATCGCTGGCAGCGGGAGGTGGAGTCGGGCGAGCGCGTGGTGGTCGGTGTGAATCGCTTCGCGGAGAGCGAGCCGGCGGCGAGCGCGCCGTTCCGCCATGATCCCAGGGTCGAGGCGGAGCGCGCGCGGCTGCTGGCCGGGTGGCGAGCGGAACGGCCGGCGGCGGTCTCGGCCGCTCTCGCGCGTCTCGAGCGCGCCGCGCGCGGGAGCGAAAATCTGATGCCGCCGATCCTCGAGGCGCTCAAGGCACGCGCTACCCTGGGCGAGGTCTGCGACGTGATGCGCGGCGTGTTCGGCGTGCACCAGCCGGGGAGTTCATGA